From the genome of Betaproteobacteria bacterium, one region includes:
- the infC gene encoding translation initiation factor IF-3: MRINGEINSPEIRLVGLEGEQLGIVSLAYANSLAEEKEVDLVEIAPTAQPPVCRLMDYGKYKYRESKKRHEAKLKQKQVQVKEVKFRPGTDEGDYQIKLRNLIRFLEEGDKTKITLRFRGREMAHQEFGVRLLERIKGELEPYGTIEQFPKMEGRQMVMVLSPKRK; encoded by the coding sequence ATGCGGATCAACGGCGAGATCAATTCGCCCGAGATCCGGCTGGTCGGCCTGGAAGGAGAGCAACTCGGCATCGTGAGTCTTGCTTACGCCAATTCCCTGGCCGAAGAGAAAGAGGTCGATCTGGTGGAAATCGCGCCCACAGCGCAGCCCCCGGTGTGCCGGCTGATGGATTACGGCAAGTACAAGTACCGGGAGAGCAAAAAGCGCCATGAGGCAAAACTCAAGCAGAAGCAGGTTCAGGTCAAGGAAGTCAAGTTCCGGCCGGGAACCGACGAGGGCGATTATCAGATCAAGCTGCGAAACCTGATCCGGTTCCTGGAGGAAGGCGACAAGACCAAGATCACGCTGCGCTTCCGTGGGCGCGAGATGGCACACCAGGAGTTCGGCGTGCGCCTTCTCGAACGGATCAAGGGCGAACTCGAGCCGTACGGCACGATCGAGCAGTTCCCCAAGATGGAAGGGCGGCAGATGGTGATGGTGTTGTCGCCCAAGCGGAAGTAG